From Centroberyx gerrardi isolate f3 chromosome 10, fCenGer3.hap1.cur.20231027, whole genome shotgun sequence:
ATGTTTTAACAAATCATTCACAAAGCTGCATTAAACTGATTATCTTCCATGTTTCTGGACGTCATCTATTTTTCAAAAATGATTCCTTTCCTGCCAAGTGAAGAACCCAGATACTCAAGACATAAATGTGTTCCACTGTCCCATCTAGTGGCCAAATCTATGAATTACCAGGCATGCttgaaaaatataaattattcaCGGTTCTATTAATGTGCCTACATTAATGATTCTTGGGTGCACAAATGCATTTGACAGTTCAATATTGACTAACGAGCTGAAATGGCAATACATTATGTCCCATTTCTAAAAACATCTCAATAAAGTACAGCAATACTCTGGGATGTTATTACAATTTTCATCAAAAAAATCTGTAGCCAAGATTTCAGAGGGGTTTCCCTGGATTTCTGCAATTGAAAaatgtgcatatatatatataaaaaaaaaaatctccagcTGCTTCCTACCTTCTGTCCCGTTTCATCTTGACCCGTAACAAGAAGCCAGTCCAGGTGGACATTTGGATTGAATGACACTTTTCATTCCTTCAGATGACAGTGATTTAAATATCCTTTCAGGACTAATTACTCTATCCTCAGTTTTGGTGTCCCAATTCATCTTTTTCTATTCAATTATGCATTGACAGATATATATTTAGCAGTAATATTCTATAAAGATCacacagaagggagagaagaagctGATGGAGTCATTCCTTTTTCTTTACTTGTGAATTCATGATGTTCCTGGACAACACAAGGCTGAGAGGTGACATCTTTCTCTCAGCACACATATCCAATTACTAACCTTTGGGTCACCCAGGTTAGTAACACCTCTTGATTCAGATCAATTCAATACATGTGAAGACAGGCCCTTATTACGATCAAACACACTTtattatgaaaaacacacaaacaagggcTCAGATCCAGCCAAATGAATCTCAGATATTGCACAATGACTATAAAAAATGCTTTTGTGCTGTTGAAAACATGTAACAGTAATAAGAGGGACATTTCACACAACGGAATAAACTCACTCCTCATCATTCTGCAATACACCCATCAGTTAGCCATGTCTCCATTATCTTCAATGTCAAAAATGTGTATTTCCAGTAGAAAAATCCCAATAATCACTCTCCTAAATGATAAATATTACTGCATTGTCATTGCTAAAATTGTATTTCATGAGAGATAATACTTACATTATTACTGTGgactctttttaaaaaaaacaaaaaaaactaatatGTATGCGAACAGGCATTCTTGACTGATCCTAATCATGGCCACCATCTAGAAATTATGCTGGAAAGACACAGGACAGTTTTCCATTGTGGCACTATTTTTAAGAAACGCTGGCTTTACTGTTTAAcaattgaaaacacattttgttagTCTCACACCTACTCACAATAGAAAACATTCATAATTGTTCAGATAAAGTTGGTGAAAAGCGTACTGACCCAACCGCAGAAGCCTAttcagacaggacagagtgCAGGGGAATTGGTCAGGACAGGTTTCTATAGCAGTATTAGTCTAGGATGGCTTTCCATATCAACAGGCCATTCTACctggaaaaatcagcttttttGGACAATGCAACTCCACCTCAATGGCTatatttacatgcatggagtaaACAGGCTATGCGATTGAGTTCCTGTTTCCATGAATACTGTTCAACAGAATATTCCACCCACAAAAAAGCATGAAAGGTTCACTCGCCAGCtaatccctccctctttcaccgCGCAATAGTAAGTTATTTCTAATGAGTGGGTAAGAAATGATGATCCTAATAACAGTAATCTGTACGCTCCTGACAAATAACCTGATGTTACAGGCAATTATCCTTTTTACTATAACGAATCACGGATGGCAAGAACACACAATAGTTAGAAATGCACTCGCCCCAGAAATTTACTGATGATGCTGGTGAGTTTGAGTGAGGTGAGTTTGTGCAGATGGCGAAAcacaaaagtgaaagcagtaagatgtttacatgccacagtaacccatCTAATATcagagtaagccaggcatcggGTTTCATAATCGAATTATGAGTTTACCCGGTTagttatgacatttacatgcGTTAACCCAAAACCGCTTGAGTAACTGGGGTAAGAATGGACTTCTccttgcatgtaaacacagccattgAGGAAGACTTGCTGCTCCCTATTGTGGGATAGAGAGAAGGGCCTCCTATGGcatgctgtctgtctcctcGGCCTCCACCAGGCAGGACTGGTCTGCACCCGGCGCTCGGAACGGAGGGTGGTACTCAAATGCCGTGAAGATAGTGGAGCCAAGATTGTGCCTCTGGTGCAGGAACCAAATGACTGCTGAGATTCCCATGATAGCTACCACACTCAGTATGACTAGGGCAGACAGCACTGCGCTCGGTTCTGAGAAGGACAAAATAACAATGCGAGGAAGGTCACCATTATATACACAAGCTCACAGAGGAATAAgtaaaaaacactgcaaacaaaaGCTCAGAGGTCTACTCACTCCGCTTGCCTTCCTCCGCTGcctctgaaaaacaaacattatgtaAGTGAAGCACGGTACAAAACAATCATAACCACATGAAATCACATCCTtcataaacactcacacatcaGCCATTTTATGAAACGGTTTAAGAGAGATTCATGCAACATATCAACAGGTCTGTTCTACGAAAAAGACATTTCGCTGTAAATATTCATCAGTtgcatacaaaacacacactcacaaacacacaaatcatgAAGTGAAGGACAAGGCCTTACTCTGAGCAGTCTCACAGATCACTCCGTTCTCTAGATCATCCAGACAGCTGACATTCTCCCActttgctgttttgctgttcagGATCACACATGTATCCATGGGCGCGAGGTCAGATGGGCTGGAGCTGTCCTCCCAGTTTGTGAAACTCACAGCTTCCTCACCAAACCACTTCATGTCATCACCTGACAAGATACACCAATCACTACTACAGCATGAAACACCACATGTGGCCACAACACTGACCCCTAGCCCAGTTAGCGCCAGTGAACCATAGTAATGGTGGAATTATTGTGTGTCCCTTTTGCCTTGACTTTGTTCTTCCCACTGCTTTCTCAAAGACTGCAAAGAACTGTGGTGCTTGTAGACAAAATAACCTTGTTCAAAGAAAATCATTGGTGtccacctctctccccccccccccccccccccccccccctcaagaTCTACACATCAAAGTAGAATTTGGTTTTGAGTGGCTGCTGCTTTCATGTGTTTTAGTTTCCCATTCTGCCTCCTATGAAGACCTTCATAAAAACAGGATTTCCTGATGTTATGGAGTTCCAAAGAGGAACTGACTCCAAGTCTAACCAAAGAGACAAGTGATCACTGTTAACACAGTGTCACACAGTTCACAATTACCTGCAGAATACAACAAGAGGAGTAAGGCACACACATGGGACTGAATGGACTTTGAGACAGGATGATGATTTTTATAAACATCTGAACCCAAACCCTGCAGGGTTTACTGAATGTTAGCTACAACTCATCTCATGACCCcctacaaaatgtaataaaagatgtctgttttttcccttttgtaTTCTTTTATTGAGAATCACATTTTAGCCTGTATGAAGTATTAAATCTATCTTTGTATCTTTCCACAATCCTCTAGTCACATGGCACTTACTGTCTGTGTCAAAATACATGCCCAGCCACACGCTGACGTTGCCTTTCCACACCTCTGGGCTGTAGTTAATGATGAAGTCATTCTCCTCTGCACTCTGGATGGTCACAAGTTCTAGAAAAAACATAACAACATATTGCCACAGAATCAAAACATGTATTGAGATTATAGCCCATTTCAAAATGAGTTTTCTCTTTGACAAAACACTTCAAAATACAATGACTCAGGTACCAAAGCCTTGGCAGAGGGTTTTTGCGCTATCAAAGGTATAGCTTTTGATTTTGTCTTCCTCCCCATGGACAAAGTGGTAGCATCCCTGTCCGAAGGGCACCCAGGTGCGTCCATCTGCAGGGCAATCTGAGGAAAATCATGAGGCAAAACATGGGCATCAGTTGGCTTTGGAAAGATGTGGTCCTTGACATACCTAATCtgtttggaagccatatctttATAAAAGCACTCGAGGAACCTTCTAcactgtgtgcatctgtgcaaaaTAGTTTGGTACCTACACCTAAGAATTTAGCACAGTTATCAAATGATggtatcttgtcagtcatcattGCTGCATTTGCTCCCCAGAGTTTAGTCGAAACGGGTTTcaaagttttggtggcaaatgataatTACATGCAGGACTTTGCTTTACCTCAACCTCAGGGTTTATTGAACTGACGCCCTGAGACAAAACCCTAGAAGGTCCTGCAAGCCGCCCACTCTCCATAGGAGTAAACACGGATGTTTGACCTCCCtatgtgttttttgcttttacGCAACACAGGCAAACCCACAGCTAATGCACCTAatcctgaacagtgtgtgttctACTTGTAAAGTAATGTTGCCATTTACCACTATGTCAAACATTGCCCATAGATACAGGAAAGGGGGCTAATCACGAGTTGAAGCCTAATGAATCTAAAATTTAGTGACTTGCACTTATCAGCTTAAACTCtgcatttaaaacaaaatgcacatGCAAGCAAAGTCCGCAGATAACGCTGTTGATACAGGCCTACACCACGCTGAGTTGAACTGCAGTGTGTTTTACTAACTACtgtgcaacaacaacaagactATACGTCTACAGTAAGACAGCCTAGAACGAAGATTTATTTCCAAACGACTTACCTCCCGCTAAAGACGACTGCAAATGAATATAAAACACGACAATGCAGCACAAAAATGAAGGAGAAAAGTGATATTTCTTGCGCGACTCCATGACAGCGAGTCCAGATTATGGCACCAAACTAGTTTCCTGAGTGTTTCTCAACTCCGTGTCAGCGCTGCGTGAGTGAAATCCCACCCACAGCACAATGGATCAGAAATACCCCAGGGCCCGGAGACGAGATTGTAAATTCATGCCTCAAACCGGCCAGTCTGCACTGATTTCACCTCATTTGCTTTACTAAAATGTATTTGCCACTGGCTGTAGTAATCTGTCTTGGGAAATGTGGGCTACGATCAACCAAAACAATGCCTTCCCTACcgaaaaatcaccataatattcttataataggAGCTCACAGTgagtctgtggtactcaatagtgactttatagtgacCTCATCATACAAATTTTATGGTACGAATGGTATTTCTTATCTAATAAATgaacactataatattcttataggctattatacatatatttgtaGGCTATTTAAACAGTATCCTCCTAAAATGTATATTCTCTAATTCTTTGTTATAATTTTCAGCACAGTCATGAGCAGAATTGCAGTCAACCAGaacaagtgaaaatgttctGTGTGGAAAAGCTTCCTCCATAGTTCAGCCATCGAACATGGAAACACAAAATGTAGTCCTCCACTAACAGATATTGCACACAAGAAACCTCTAGATGGTGCTATAAGCTTACAGGCATAATGTGGACTTATATGTTTCATACAGCAAGTATAAC
This genomic window contains:
- the cd302 gene encoding CD302 antigen, with the translated sequence MESRKKYHFSPSFLCCIVVFYIHLQSSLAGDCPADGRTWVPFGQGCYHFVHGEEDKIKSYTFDSAKTLCQGFELVTIQSAEENDFIINYSPEVWKGNVSVWLGMYFDTDSDDMKWFGEEAVSFTNWEDSSSPSDLAPMDTCVILNSKTAKWENVSCLDDLENGVICETAQKAAEEGKRKPSAVLSALVILSVVAIMGISAVIWFLHQRHNLGSTIFTAFEYHPPFRAPGADQSCLVEAEETDSMP